CATCGAGAAGTGCCCCGAGGATGACTGCAGCGCCGCAAGCCTGCCGAGCGCGCCTTCCATGCGCCTGGTGCGGTCGTTGGCGGGCAGCGGGGTCATGCCGTAGGTCGCGGCGGTGGAGGCATCGAGCACCAGGGCCGCGTAGCCCTTGCTGGTGGTCTGCTCGGCGCAACCGTAGGGATAGTCGAGCGCGCCCTGCAGGGCGCTGGCGAACGGAATCGGCGGCAACGCGCCGACGCCCAAGCGCGCCTGGACCGAGCCAGGAAGAAGCCCTTCGGCAAGGTCGGTGCCCAGCACCACCGGCGCCAGCGGATCGAGGGTCATGGCGCGGGTCCGCACCACCTGCGGCCACGGCGCGCGCACCGGCAGGTCATGGCGGCGGTCGACCTTCACCCCAGGGCCGTCGACGCGCACGCGCACCCTGGCGACGGCATGGCCGTCCCGCGCGCTCAACGGGAACGACAGCGTGGTCTTGCCCTCCGCGGCCAGCGCGACATCGCGCGTGCCGTCGCCGACATCGAGCGGGCCTTCGCCCTCCACGCGCACGCGGAACGTGCCGGGCTTGCCGGTGAAGTTGGTCAGGTCGAGCGTCACCGTGGCGGCATCGCCCGGTGCCATCACCCGCGGCATGCCGGCTTCGGCGACCAGCGGCGCGCGTACCAGCAGTTCGGCGTCGCGATTGCCGTACTGCGTGTCGCCATAGACCAGCGTCGAGACCCGCAGCGTGCCGTTGAAGTCGGGCATGGTGAATTCGACGCGCGCGTTTCCTTTCGCATCCAGGCGCACCGGGCCGGAGAACAGGTCCACGGTCTGCACCCGCGCGGTCGGTCGCCGCGCCTGCGGCAGGGCCGCCAGCCCCACGTCGCCGCCGAACCGGAGCCGTGCGCTGCCGCCGTCGAAGCTCTCGATCACGCGGCCGTAGATGTCGTAGGCATCGGTGCCCAGCCGGCGCTGGGCGAAGAAATGGCGGTTGGCGTCCGGCACGGCATAGCGGGTGATGTTGAGGATGCCGACGTCCACCGCCGACACCGTGGCATGCGCCAGCTGTCCGGCCAGCGCCGGCGCGCTCACGGTTACCTTCAACACCTCACCGGGCACGGCCTTGGTCGGCAACGACATGCCGACGGCGGCGCGACGGTCGCCGCGCGCCATCGGCACGTGCGCCACGCCCACCGCGCGCGCCGGGGTGACCTTGCTGGTCGCGCTGCCGCCGCGGAACACCAGCGCGGTCACGTACACGTCGTGGCGCTCCCAGTCCTCGCCCACCGGAATGCGGAACGTGCTGCCGGCCCTGGCGTCGATCGCCTGCACGTACAGCAGCCGGTCGCTCTCCACCAGCAGCAGGCCCTTGCCGGCGTGCGGGGGCGTGACCGTGACCTCGAGCGTGTCACCTGCGCGGTAGCCGGTCTTGTCGAGCGAGAGCTTGACCTTGTCGGGGCGCGCGTCGGGACCGCGGTTCTCGTCGCCCCAACTCCAGCCGGCGCGGAACGGATAGCGCGTCACCAGACCGGTCGCCGGGTCACGCACCTCGACGCGGTACTCGCCCCACTCCACCGGGACATCGAAGCGCGCGGCGGTCGCGCCCGCGTCGATGCCGCGTTTCTCCACCACCTCGAAGCGCCGCGTGAAGTCGTAGTTCCAGCCGCCGTCGTCGTTGAAGTTCCAGTGGTAGTCGCGGTGCTCGCGCACCAGGCTCAGCTCGAGCCCCTTCGCAGGACGCGGCTTGCCGTCGCTACCCACGCGCACCAGCTCGAAGCGCGCACTCGCATTCGCGTCACTGCCCTCCTTGTCATCGAACAGCGGGCGCACGCCGACCAGCGCATCGGCGGGCCACAGCACGCGCTTGAGGCTGCGGTTGACGCTGCGTCCGCCGCTTTCGTACAGGCTGCCGGCCACGACCACCGCGACCGGCGTCGTCGCGACCACCTCTGCGGGAAGCGCGATGTCCTGCGCCAGCACGCCCCTGGCGTCGAGGCTGGCATCGACCACGTCGCGCGCATCGCGCGGCAGCTGCACCGTGGGATCGCCGAAGAAGTAGCCCGGCAGGCCTTCGAGCGGGTGCTGCTCCACGGCCACGGACATCTTCGCGGTGAAGCGGTTGCCGGCGGCGGGCGCGCCGTACAGATAGGCGCCGCTGGCGCTCAGGCGCAGCGGCTCGCCAGGCTTCAGCAGCACCTGGGCGCTGTCGAGCTCGAGCTTCATGCGCTCGGGAAGGAATTCCTCGATGCGCAGCGCGATGCCCTGCACCGCTTCGCGGCTGGCGGGATCGGTGCGGAATTCCAGCTGCCAGCGCCCGGTCGCGGCTTCCACCGGGATCTCGCGTTCGAAGCGGTAATAGCCCTGCGCGCCGGCCTCCAGCCGCGACTCGATGAACGTCTTGCCATCGGGCTGCTTGAGGCGTGCGAACAGCGGCTGGGCCTTGCCGTCCTTCGCGGCCGGCACGGGCTTGCCGTCGGCGTCGCGCAGCAGCGCCGAGACGCGCACGGTCTCACCCGGGCGGTACAGGTCGCGGCCGGACCAGGCGAACACGTCGAACCAGGCATTGCCGCGACCGGCGACCGCGAACTCCGACAGGTCCAGTGCGGGCTGGTTGAACGGCAGCAGCGACACGTCCTTGCCACGGGTGGCGACCAGCACCTGCGCCGCGACCAGCTTGTGGTCGAGCACGGCGTTGCCGTTGCCGTCGGTCGTCGACTTGAACACCGCCTCGCCGTTCGCGCCCAGCACGCGCAGGTCCACTCCGCCGAGCGCGGCACCGGTCTGCAGCGATGCGGTGTGCACGAACAGCTGGTCCTTGTAGGCACGCAGGTGCAGGCCGATGTCGCTGACGGTGAAGAACGCGGTCTCGAACATGTCGCCGAAGCTGCCGGCCTTCTTCATGACCGCGAAGTACAGTCCCGGCTGCTGCAGCTCGGGGATCGACTGGATCGGCAGGTAGGTCAGCAGTCGCTCGTTGCGCTCGCCGCCGAGCACGAAGCGGTTGACGTACACCGGCTCGGCGAGCCTCGCGACGGACTTTCCCTGGCGGTAGTCGTTGTCGAGCTCCCAGCCGCTGCGGCGGCCGCCGCGCTGGTATTCGGCATAGAAGCGCGGCAGCGATGCCTCCGGCACGCGCAGGAATTCGACGTCGACCTCCTCGACGTTCACCGACACCACCGGCAGGCCGCGCGACTCGCGCGCCGGCAGCACGCTGCCCTGCGAAGCGAAGCCGACGACCGGCTTCAGTTCACCCGTGGACACCTTGCGTTCGATGTCCTGGCCGAGCGTGCTGCCGTCGGCGGCCGTCAACGCACCGGAGATGCGCAAGGTGTATTCGCGATCGGCTTCGGCGAACGGAAAACGCAGCACGCGGCCGTCGTCGTCCAGGCTCCAGCTGCTGTCGCCGGCTACCGGCTCGGCGAACGTCAGCAGGCGATCGAAATCCTGGGTGCCGACCAGCGGCCGGGAGAACTCCACCGCCAGCGACAGCGATCCTTCGGACTGGTCCGGCCATGCGCGCACCAGGCCGAAACCTTCGACCTCCGCTCGTTCGGCCTGGATGGCTTCGCCGCCGGGAGCCGGCAGCTGTCCGCTTTCGTCACGCTTGCAGCCGCCGAGCGCCAGCAGCGCCAATGCGGCCACGATCGCGAGCGCGTGCAGCACGCCGCGGCGCGGTCGCAGGGTGTCCTTACCGTTGCGCATGTCACCTCCCGGAGTTGCCGGCAGTATAGACAGCGCCGGCATCCCGCACGCCAACGCGCGGGGGCACGGAAGAGGGTCGACATGGCCGTGCCGCGTGTCGCGCGGCACGGCCTGCGGTCAGGCGTCGTCGCCCGGCGCGGCCTCGCTGGAAGCGCTGTCATCGACCGGCGCGTCGATGGCCGGCAACCCGCCATCGGCCACGTCGCCGAGGTCGTCCCCGTCCTCACCGATCGTGGCGTCGACGCGCTCGATCGCCTGCAGGCGCTCGTCCTCGGCCAGGCGGATCAGGGTCACGCCCTGGGTGTTCCGGCTGACCACCGAGATCTCGGCCGCACGCGTGCGCACCAACGTGCCGCCGTCGGAAATCAGCAGCACTTCGTCGCCGCGCGACAGCAGCACGGCCGCCACCAGCTGGCCGTTGCGGTCGGTGGTCTGGATGCCGATCACGCCCTGCGTGCCGCGGCCCTTGCGCGGGTACTCGGCCAGGCGCGTGCGCTTGCCGTAGCCGTTCTCGGTGGCGGTCAGGATGTACGCATCGGCTTCGTCGTCGAGCACGATCGCGTTGTCGACGACCTCAGCGCTGTCGACGGCGACCGCGACGTCATCGCCCTCGTGCTCGATGGCGTCACCCGCGCTCTCGGTCACGATCAGGCTGACCACCGACTCGCCGCCCGCCAGGCGGATGCCGCGCACGCCGGTGGCGGTGCGACCCATCGAACGCACGGCCGCCTCGTCGAAGCGCACCGTCTTGCCGTTGGATGCGAACAGCATGATGTCGCGCTGGCCGTCGGTGAGTTCGGCGCCGATCAGCGCGTCGCCGTCGTCGAGGTTGATCGCGATCTTGCCGCGCTGCAGGCGATAGGCGAACTCGGTCAGCGGGGTCTTCTTGACGGTGCCGTTGCGCGTCGCGAAAAACACGTACTGGTCGTCGCGGTACTCGCGCACCGGCAGTACCGCCTGCACGCGCTCGCCTTCCTCCAGCGGGATCCAGTTGATGATCGGGCGGCCGCGGGCGTTGGGCCCCGCTTCCGGCAGCTGGTACACCGACAGCCAGAACACGCGGCCCGCACTGGTGAACGTCAGCAGCGTGTCATGGGTGTTGACCAGCCACAGCTGGTCGATGGAATCCTCGTCCTTGGTGGCCGCCGCGTTGCGGCCGCGTCCGCCGCGCTTCTGCGCGCGGTAGGCACTGACCGGCTGGCGCTTGGCGTAGCCGGCGCGCGACAGCGTCACCACCACTTCTTCAGGGGCGATCAGGTCGAGGATGTCGAGGTCTTCCTCGCTGGCGCGGATCTCGCTGCGGCGCGCGTCGCCGTACTCTTCCTGGATGTTGCGCAGTTCGGTGCGGATGACGTCGAGCAGCACGTCCGGGTTCTCGAGGATCTCGATCAGGCCCCGGATGGCTTCCAGCAGCACGCGATATTCGTCGGTCAGCTTTTCCTGCTCCAGCCCGGTCAGGCGGTGCAGGCGCATCTCGAGGATCTGCTGCGCCTGGACATCGGTCAGCTGGTAGCCGTCGGCGAGCAGGCCCACGCCCTTGGGCAGGTCATCCGGGCGCGAGGCTTCGGCACCCGCCGCGGCGAGCAGCGTGCCCACCAGGCCCGGCTGCCAGACGCGCCCGAGCATGCGCTCCTTGGCGACCTGCGGATTGTCCGACGTCTTGATGAGCTCGATCATCTCGTCGATGTTGGCGAGCGCGACCGTCAGGCCTTCGAGCACGTGGGCGCGGGCGCGCGCCTTGCGCAGTTCGAAGATGGTGCGGCGGGTGACCACCTCGCGACGGTGGCGCACGAACGCTTCGAGGAAGTCCTTGAGGTTCAGCACCCGCGGCCGGCCGTCGACCAGCGCCACCATGTTGATGCCGAACACCGACTCCATCTGGGTCTGCTGGTAGAGGTTGTTGAGGACCACCTCGGCCGACTCGCCGCGCTTGATCTCGATGTAGATGCGCATGCCGTCCTTGTCGGACTCGTCGCGCAGTTCGCTGATGCCTTCGAGCTTCTTTTCCTTGACCAGCTCGGCGATCTTCTCGATCAGCCGTGCCTTGTTGACCTGGTACGGGATTTCGGTGACCGCGATCGCCTCGCGGCCGTTGTCGGCGACCTCGATATCGGCCTTGGCGCGCATGCGCACGCGGCCACGACCGGTGCGGTAGCCCAGGTGGATGCCGCTCACGCCGTTGATGATGCCGCCGGTGGGGAAGTCGGGGCCGGGGATGTATTCCATCAACCCGTCGATGTCGATCGCCGGATCGTCGATCAGCGCGATCAGGGCGTTGATCACTTCGTTGAGGTTGTGCGGCGGGATGTTGGTGGCCATGCCCACGGCGATGCCGGTGGAACCGTTGACCAGCAGGTTCGGGAACCGGGTCGGCATGACCGTCGGCTCGTGTTCCTTCTCGTCGTAGTTGGGCTGGAAATCGACGGTGTCCTTGTCGATGTCGGCCATCAGTTCGTGCGCCAGGCGCGACATGCGCGCCTCGGTGTAACGCATCGCCGCGGCCGGATCGCCGTCGACCGAACCGAAGTTGCCCTGGCCGTCGACCAGCATGTAGCGCAGCGAGAACGGCTGTGCCATGCGAACGAGAGTGTCGTACACCGACTGGTCGCCGTGCGGATGGTATTTACCGATCACGTCACCGACGATGCGCGCCGACTTGAAATACGGCTTGTTGCTGTGCGCGCCGAGCTCGGTCATCGCGAACAGCACGCGGCGGTGCACCGGCTTGAGGCCGTCGCGGACATCGGGGAGTGCGCGCCCCACGATCACGCTCATGGCGTAATCGAGGTAACTGCGGCGCATCTCGTCCTCGAGGTTGACGGGGATGATTTCCTTCGCGAGCTCTGCCATCAGGCGGTTGTTCCCTGCATGTCCGACCAGCCCCGCGCACGGCGCGCGACGCCTTCCGCGAGCGGTTCGCGGAACCTCGGGATTGTATCACGAACGGGCCCCGCCCTGCCCTTGTTTCTCCCGCCGAAACAACCACTTGCAGCAGGACACCGCACGTTGGAAAGGCGCGCCGGTGCCGCGCCGCCGGTGCCGGGTGCCAATGCCCTCGAGGACTCATGTCCCCCGGCAATGGCCTCGCGGCCATTGCCTCCTCCTTGACTTCGCCCTCGAGGGCATTGGCACCCGGTCCGCCGCAGTACGCTTTGGCTTGAGGGCAAAGCAACGCCACAGCCACAGCCACAGCCACAGCCACAGCCACAGCCACAGCCACAGCCCGCAATCTTCGCGCGCCGTCACGCAGTGCGGCTTGCGCGAAGCCCCGAAGTGGCCGGGAGGCCTTCGCGGGGAAGTAAAGGAGGAGGTATCCGCCGCAGGCGGATGCCGGGGGACATGAGCCGCGAAGGCCTCACGGCCACCACAGGGGCCCTGGCAACCGCGAGACGCCCTGCCCGTCAGCCCCCGAACAGAGCGCGCATCGACGCCTCGTCCGGACGCTCGACAACACCCTTCTCGGTCACGATGGCATCGATCAGCGCGGCGGGCGTGACATCGAACACCGGGTTCCA
This Luteimonas sp. MC1572 DNA region includes the following protein-coding sequences:
- the gyrA gene encoding DNA gyrase subunit A, producing MAELAKEIIPVNLEDEMRRSYLDYAMSVIVGRALPDVRDGLKPVHRRVLFAMTELGAHSNKPYFKSARIVGDVIGKYHPHGDQSVYDTLVRMAQPFSLRYMLVDGQGNFGSVDGDPAAAMRYTEARMSRLAHELMADIDKDTVDFQPNYDEKEHEPTVMPTRFPNLLVNGSTGIAVGMATNIPPHNLNEVINALIALIDDPAIDIDGLMEYIPGPDFPTGGIINGVSGIHLGYRTGRGRVRMRAKADIEVADNGREAIAVTEIPYQVNKARLIEKIAELVKEKKLEGISELRDESDKDGMRIYIEIKRGESAEVVLNNLYQQTQMESVFGINMVALVDGRPRVLNLKDFLEAFVRHRREVVTRRTIFELRKARARAHVLEGLTVALANIDEMIELIKTSDNPQVAKERMLGRVWQPGLVGTLLAAAGAEASRPDDLPKGVGLLADGYQLTDVQAQQILEMRLHRLTGLEQEKLTDEYRVLLEAIRGLIEILENPDVLLDVIRTELRNIQEEYGDARRSEIRASEEDLDILDLIAPEEVVVTLSRAGYAKRQPVSAYRAQKRGGRGRNAAATKDEDSIDQLWLVNTHDTLLTFTSAGRVFWLSVYQLPEAGPNARGRPIINWIPLEEGERVQAVLPVREYRDDQYVFFATRNGTVKKTPLTEFAYRLQRGKIAINLDDGDALIGAELTDGQRDIMLFASNGKTVRFDEAAVRSMGRTATGVRGIRLAGGESVVSLIVTESAGDAIEHEGDDVAVAVDSAEVVDNAIVLDDEADAYILTATENGYGKRTRLAEYPRKGRGTQGVIGIQTTDRNGQLVAAVLLSRGDEVLLISDGGTLVRTRAAEISVVSRNTQGVTLIRLAEDERLQAIERVDATIGEDGDDLGDVADGGLPAIDAPVDDSASSEAAPGDDA
- a CDS encoding alpha-2-macroglobulin, with the protein product MRNGKDTLRPRRGVLHALAIVAALALLALGGCKRDESGQLPAPGGEAIQAERAEVEGFGLVRAWPDQSEGSLSLAVEFSRPLVGTQDFDRLLTFAEPVAGDSSWSLDDDGRVLRFPFAEADREYTLRISGALTAADGSTLGQDIERKVSTGELKPVVGFASQGSVLPARESRGLPVVSVNVEEVDVEFLRVPEASLPRFYAEYQRGGRRSGWELDNDYRQGKSVARLAEPVYVNRFVLGGERNERLLTYLPIQSIPELQQPGLYFAVMKKAGSFGDMFETAFFTVSDIGLHLRAYKDQLFVHTASLQTGAALGGVDLRVLGANGEAVFKSTTDGNGNAVLDHKLVAAQVLVATRGKDVSLLPFNQPALDLSEFAVAGRGNAWFDVFAWSGRDLYRPGETVRVSALLRDADGKPVPAAKDGKAQPLFARLKQPDGKTFIESRLEAGAQGYYRFEREIPVEAATGRWQLEFRTDPASREAVQGIALRIEEFLPERMKLELDSAQVLLKPGEPLRLSASGAYLYGAPAAGNRFTAKMSVAVEQHPLEGLPGYFFGDPTVQLPRDARDVVDASLDARGVLAQDIALPAEVVATTPVAVVVAGSLYESGGRSVNRSLKRVLWPADALVGVRPLFDDKEGSDANASARFELVRVGSDGKPRPAKGLELSLVREHRDYHWNFNDDGGWNYDFTRRFEVVEKRGIDAGATAARFDVPVEWGEYRVEVRDPATGLVTRYPFRAGWSWGDENRGPDARPDKVKLSLDKTGYRAGDTLEVTVTPPHAGKGLLLVESDRLLYVQAIDARAGSTFRIPVGEDWERHDVYVTALVFRGGSATSKVTPARAVGVAHVPMARGDRRAAVGMSLPTKAVPGEVLKVTVSAPALAGQLAHATVSAVDVGILNITRYAVPDANRHFFAQRRLGTDAYDIYGRVIESFDGGSARLRFGGDVGLAALPQARRPTARVQTVDLFSGPVRLDAKGNARVEFTMPDFNGTLRVSTLVYGDTQYGNRDAELLVRAPLVAEAGMPRVMAPGDAATVTLDLTNFTGKPGTFRVRVEGEGPLDVGDGTRDVALAAEGKTTLSFPLSARDGHAVARVRVRVDGPGVKVDRRHDLPVRAPWPQVVRTRAMTLDPLAPVVLGTDLAEGLLPGSVQARLGVGALPPIPFASALQGALDYPYGCAEQTTSKGYAALVLDASTAATYGMTPLPANDRTRRMEGALGRLAALQSSSGHFSMWGGADGSDAMLTPYAAEFMLDAREAGFDVPEAMLQKALSRLSEDLLSDGQQFYGRDNREHLRFAYKAHAGYVLARVSRAPLGTLRAMYDNERKVLRGPMPLAHLGLALSLQGDKVRGQKALDEAFVSSGQRPGYLGDYGTPLRDAALMLGLARAHGLAPKRWDARLVALGRELEARRKARWFHLSTQEQAAIARLGKTLATGPGREVSGTLTEGGVDEAITPTRYFSRGYGHEALAKGVRFVPQGTPPLYASIEVAGIPRSAPEPDASAIRVERAWFATDGKPWTPRPLKEGEALVARVSITADRDMPDALLTDLLPAGLEVENMNLGDAGQWAEVVIDGISLSERANAAELRHEEFRDDRYVAALSLDAGNAAHVFYLVRAVTPGRYTVPPPLVEDMYRPELRGVGHARPAQMTVVQP